TAACGGCAAGTCAAGCTCTTCTTTTGCGCGGCACTAAAGTCCTCCCAGGGCTGATTATAGCCACACAATGTTACATACATCCTTCCAGTCGCATCCTTCCATACATCCTTAATGTTTGTTGCAGTAGGGTACGGTACaatagagtacagcagagtagagtacagtaccgcAGAGtcgagtacagtagggtacagtaccgCAGAGtcgagtacagtagggtacagtagaatagggttcagtacagtacagtaggctacagtagagtagagcagggtACAgcagtgtagagtacagtacagcagtgtagagtacagtagggtacagtacagtagaatagggtacagtagagtaggctacagtagagtagggtacagcagtgtagggtacagtacagtagagctggGGTTTATTCCCCAGGGTCTGCCTTTTCACATATTGAGATAGCCTATATTAATTACAACACCAGCATGATTTTGTTCAATTTGAGGGACCTAGGAAAATGTTGTTTTGAAGCTTATTTCCTGCATTTCGACATAGTTTAACAAGACTCCTAACATATTTTAGATAGGCTATTTAATAATGATGATGGATATGGGAAAATAAATTCTCGACCCGATTTCCCCAAATATGTTTTATGGTCATTTATCTGAAtcatacatactgtattttattagaCAGAAAGTGAACAGATCAATTGATAGCAACATAGTCACACATTGTAGAAGATTGATGCCATGTTCACATGCtagtcagaactaggaaactgacATTGACTTGCTATCTGGTTGTAGTTAATCACGTGCCGCGTTCAACGAATTAGCAAGTTGGATATTTCAGATTTTGCTAGTTCTGACTGAATGTGGAAGTGGCATACTTCCCAAGCAACATCCAATTTCTTCGattcttcaggtcgtagctcagcTTCTGAATGTCAGAGACAAACCAAAGATATTCCCATGTGCATCAGAGTTGCAGTATGCAAAAGTACAGTACACtaaagtagagcacagtacagtatattcCAGTACTGTATGGCACGTTAtagatttctatgttttggccaaatacatttaaacgttTGGGCTCTTGGAGGGTTGGAATCCCCCCTGCTGTCTATGCATCTCAATACTCTCcactgggtatggtagtgggtgccaggcgcaccagtttgtgtcaagaactgcaacactccTGGGTTTttaatgctcaacagtttcccgtgtgcatcaagaatggtccaccacccaacttgacacaactgtgggaagcattggagtaaaaatgggccagcatccctgtggaacgcttttgacgcctagtagagtccatgcccacatgaatttaggctgttctgagggcaaaaaaggGGGGTGGAAATcaaaattaggaaggtgttcctaatgttgggTATACTCAGCATATATCTACTATCTTTATGGTGTCAATTGTTGCAGTTGTGAGAGTTTCGGTTTGGACAATTTTGACTTAACATATAGCTGGCTATCTTTCaattgtacagtaccagtcaaaagttgacacttactaattccagggtttctttatttttactattttctacattgtagaatatttcAGAAGACAGACTATGAAATagcaaatatggaatcatgtaaccaaaaaaaagtagcattaaacaaatattttttatgagattcttcaaagtagccaccctttgccttgatgacagctttgcattctctcaaccagcttcatgatatatttcaattaacaggtgtgccttaaattaatttgtggaatgtctcaatgtgtttgagccaatcagttgtgacaaggtaggggtggtatacagaaaaaatattgcaagaacagctcaaattagaGAAACGATAGTCCATTACTTttagacatggtcagtcaatccagaacagtatttttatttcaccaaTAGTCTAAACCAGTTTCCTATTAGAAATTTTAAATACACGAGTATTTGCATAttaccaattggtgctgaaaaggaGGTGAATATGCATGCATTGggggctcccgggtggcgcagcgaTCTAAAGGCACTACAtctgtgctagaggcgtcactacagaccccggtttgatggcccagcattgtccaggtTACACCGTCATTGCAATTAAGTATTTGTTCTTACTGGCGCACCTAGTTAAATACATTACATAGCTTAGAAAAATATTCTGAATGGTTATCCATAGTCTACCCACTcagcacagatgtcagttcaatgtctagatATCAAATAAAGGATTGAACTACTTTAATCCAAAATTAGTTTCACTTTGATGCAACAAGTGTTGAATACATTGCCCAGGGGGGTAGTGAGTCGAGACAATATTGAAACATTTAAGAACAAACTTAGTGACAACTTAAGAATCAAGGTTCTGAAAACTCAATCTTTGTCAGCAAGTGTGAGTGTTCTCAGCAATTTCATTCAAATGCATTCAACGTGCAGAAGGGAACCACACCTGCATTTCTTTGTCAAGGAAGACCATGTAAAAAACATTAATTCTACAATATTGTGTCCAGCTGAACACAACCCAGGCTTTAGGATGGTATTTCAGGAAAAATGTTCTAGTCAGAAACAGACACTTTTGAGTTTCAATAACACCTTTGGTTCCAGCTTAAACTGATGAATGACACAAATTAATACTTGGAGCACTATATTTGAGGAGTAGTTTATTTTTATTGCACAAGTGACCAGCTTTTAAATTGCAGGCATATTTAGCCACTGAGCAGTGAGTGGAAGGCCTGTGGAGTTACTATGGAGTAGTCAATATCCAGGAACTACTTCTTGGATGGAGTCATCCCCCTGTACCAGGCACAGGACCCATCAAAATTCATGAGACAGGCAGAGTACTTGGCCTGGGGTCCGCTTTGGCCATCGTTCAACAACCAGTCTGTCCAAAGGCACTCATCTGGGGCGCTGACGGGACAGGGGAGGGAAGAGCAGCGGATGATCTGTAGctcagagcagggagagagaaagacccaGATCACCAACTGATCATTACCCCAATACTATAGCTCTTGTGTTTAGCCAATGTGACAAAGTAAAAATTTAACAAGTGGTGTAAAGTAATTTTACTATAATTCCTGTCACACACCGTGCAAGCACAGCCGGTTCGGTAGCGTTGAGTCAAGCTCTTCTTTTGTGTGCCATTCAAGTCGTCCCAGTACTGAATAAAGTCACAGGTGACTATATGCATCCTCCCATCAGTATTTAGGCTGCCTGAAGACAGACGACAGCGAGTCAACAACCTGTGGGGTAAAAGTTAACCCCCAGATGCTGATATTGGATAAGtttccccttctttcccccacaAATGGTTAAGATTAGAATTGGGGAGGGTGAAACAGATCGTAGATCTGTCCCTGGGGGTAACTTTACCCTGGAGCAGGAAGACATATTGATGCAGCCTGGAACACTAGCATTTAGCATAATAAATAAGTGATGCATTAGTTGTAAACATTTataagcattaaacatttaaattCTTAACATTAGGTATTATAAAGTGTAACTGGAAGAgccagactgtatcacatctggccgtgattgggagtcccatagggcggcacacaagtGGCCCAGCGGCGtcagggtttggccgtcattgcaAACAAGAatgtttaactgacttgcctagttaaataaactttaaattaaaaaagtattTTTTCTGAAGCACTTGACTTGTACAAGATGAAGTCAATAGTTCAGAATAGGCCATGATGCTGCAAGCATAGGCTGAGCAGGTTAACCAGTGATAACAATGAACTTGGGTAACAGTGAGAACCACACCTGTGAAGAGATACTCCTTGTTGATTTCCAGGGTCACACCACACGAGGCTGAGGAGGATGAAGTGAAGATGGCGTGGATAACCCGATCAGGACCTTTGAACATCTAACCAATCACAAGGAGAACAGAGGATCTGTCAAACATCTAAATATACAGTTTAACCTTAATGACTACAGCTCTCAGGCACTATGTCTATCCTAATTCCCTCCCTATACCCCATCCGGATGTTTGCAGATCAAAAATCTAACCTTCATTTTTATCAGGGTGTCATACAGAGACcaaggtatttttttttttacacagatgCCCGAACTCCAAAAACACAAAATGTAAGCAGAAGAGTCCAAAACAATTCTGAGTCGCCCTAAAGGCAACTACAAGTCACATTTAGAACATTTAAGATCGTTCCCCAAAAATATTTCAAGCAGATTCATCCAACTCAGGAGAGCCCAATGGAATATCCAGAGTTAAACACCCCTGATATGAGAGACTAACTATAATGTCTAAAGGTCTGTAATAATGTTAGGTACAGTGAGAGTTAGTAAAAGTGCTTTATAAAAGAAAATCTGGCAATTTATCAACTAAAGTAACAAAGAGCCAGCCAACTTCCTGGTAGAGAATGCAGGGATGAgtaccaaacccccccccccagtaataAAGTGCAGTGCATGATGTCACCATAGTCTAGGACTGGTAGGAACAGCAACTGAATAATGTGCTTTCCAGcaagaggcatttctactgaaGCTCCTTTTTATATGGTGGAAGCTCCACAACTGCACTGTTTATGCCAACCCAGATCTGCAAACActgaaggggaaaggagagaacTGGGGCCATCTGTCAGACTGGGGTTCAGGGGGCTTCAATGTGTCAGTGCAGGAAGGAACAACCACTTGATAAAAAGGCTGATCATACCTCGATCTGTTTGACGTCATACTTGGTGTTACCAGACACAACTTCCACACCAACCACCTTTGCCCTGATCACTGGAAGAGAGAAACGTGGTTTAACTGACAAGCCCCATTTTCCTTTCAATGGTCAGTTAGACACCGATGGTTTAAGGGCGTTATGAGATCTACGACAACAGAACACGTCACAGACAAGATATTACAGTCTTAAAAATGTTGTGCATAAGTTCACCCTGTTTGGGCTCAACAGACAAGTCCATTATCCCTCCAGGTCCTAGATTCCTAGCTCTAGTCGTCTGCCTTTAATTCAACATGCCTAGTTTAACTAAACCCCGCCTGGTCTGCAGATGTTCAGGTGCCAACCAGGTGCTGGTAGGAAGACTGAGGCACAGACCTTATGACACCAGCTCCTCCTCCGCCCACCTGTCTGGGTAGAAGGTGCTGACAGCGACAACCTCTTCACTTCAGTCTGATTCAGAAGATATTCAAATGATTCATCCTTGCCAAACAGATGAACTACTCCTGTAAGGTTAAGTTCCCTCTATTccacagctgtctatcattaggaccagtacaccacagctgtctatcattaggaccagtacaccacagctgtctatcattaggaccagtacaccacagctgtctatcattaggACCAGTACACCACAGATGTACGTGTTGCTTTTATCACTGGAATTACAGTTTCTGCAGACATCCTGATCTAATGAAACTATAGTAGAAAAGGTTTTTACTAACAGCTGTACCAGTTAAGGGACGTTACACTACAAAAGCCACATTTGGCAGATGTTTCAGACCTCAAGATGGCACCACAGCTGTGCAGAGAAAAGTGTGCCCTTAAGTCAAGTACAATTCAGGTTGAAAACATTCCTTTTAAGGAGCACATGTAAGAAATTAACTGTCCAAGGTAAGTGATATACAGTGGCCAAATCTTAATTTAATCCCATTGCATAAACTGCAAACTTatttattcaaggtttaaaaagccACCTAAAAAGTTCACTTAAATGCCAGACTTGCTTTGCacaaatgaaaaatatatattacgccacataacaatacacattGCTGCAGGACTAAGTTCCCGGTgagaaactggctcaaattaagtcACGGCATCTGTAGCCTACCACTATTCGATATAAATAAGTCTACACTACAACTGAGTGCCTTGGGTTAAATGTAGAAAGAGTATTAACTTGGTGTATATAATTTAGCATTCAACTGTAGGCATAATGTGTAGGCCTAGAGGCAAATATAACACTTGGTGTAGCAGGAGTCACAGCCAGTGCTACAGCCAGGGCTctcaaaccctgttcctggagagctaccctcctgcagGTTCTCAATCCAAACCTAGTTGTAACGAACCTGATTCAGTTCATCAACCGGCTAATTACTAGAATCAGGTGTGCAAATTAGGGTGGGatcaaaaacctacaggatggcagctctccaggaagagggttggggagCCTTGGCTGTAGCCCATCTTACTGTTGCCTACTTATGTAAATACAATGATCATGTCATGGTAATTATTAAATCCACAGAATTTAACGTTTGCATGTTGCGCATTGATTGTGTAGTAGCCCAGTGTTCGCCAACTCCAGCGTTCGAGTATACCAAACAGAACGTTGTTATATCCCCAGACAAAAACActtgattcaactcattgagggcctgATGATTGTTGAATCATGTGTTcttgtccagggctacaataaaaatgtgtaccGTTTGAGTAACTCGAGGACCGGAGTTGAGAACCTGAGATGTCAGAAATATTGCCAAAATTGCCTTACCGACGTCTGCGTTGCAAAAAGCCTGTTGAAGATGCACAGGAGCGCATCTGCAAGCTTCTGCAATGTCTTCGATCCGCCAAAGGAACAAAACGACCAGAGTGATGAAACAACTGCTTACAGACCAAGGCATCTTGGAAAATATATCTATAGCGTAAGATAAAATGTTTACTCGAGGAGCTAAAGAACTGTTGTATTGTAAACTACACTAGAACATGCAAAGatgttcccagacagactaacaCCTAGAAGTCTGTTTTCATTCGATGTAATCAGCCCGTTTTATTGCAGGCTGTGAGCTCCTCCCACAGTCAGAACCAAGCCAGTGGTAGGCTGAGAAGTCTATTAATCCAGAACCAAAGCAACTCCATTGGAAAAAAATGCCCTCCTTAAAAGGGACAATCTCAGAGCAGGCTCAATTTGCCCGGTTGCCATAAATTATCTGTCTTTCGCCTAAACAATGGTGATGAACCAGAAATATCCATTTTAGGATATGCCTGTTTGAATTCCTTTTCTTAAACACCTGGTGCAACTTTAAAGCAGGCTCAACTTGCCCTACTGCTCAGGTCAGTTCACTTGCCCTTAggcccctcaaactcaactctggacctcaacgTGAATCCAGCGCCACTGCATTTTTTAATTGTTCCCCTTTAATCAGGGTCTGATTTTGACCAGGGACACCAGGTaggtgcaattcattatcaggaAGAACAGAAAACTAGCATGCTCCTGAGCACCGTGCACAACAAGAAGATGCCCCATACCCCGCTATTGGGCTACTTTTGCACATTTGTTATTGtatgagtgagggaaatgctttAAATCGAGAGGAGTCGATGTGTTCTGAAAGATGAGACCTTGAGGATCataataaataccgctttgatgtcatacaagcaaaccaCACACCTTGAATCcgaatgtgcacttcacatttccatatttgAAAACTCATGTCATTTACAGTGCCAAAGTTCATGAGCTCTATGTTTAATCCACAGTTACTAGTGTGACATGCATTAtgccctgggttgtcctgaacagaagaTTTGCCATGGAACACGCACTTGAATGTACTTAAGACTCCATTCTGTGTGCACCAAAATTGCAATCTGTTTGTCCGAAGTGCCCTTTGAAAGCTTCCCAGCTAggacatttggttccttggaagttgtgggaatgtacgtttttggtttcccattggttctggaaaCGAAACCATACTTTCCTGACCGTTATCTTTTTTTTCACGGTCTGAGAATGGTAGTGAACATTTCACCTGTTCTGGGAATTACatttttttaggttgcagggaggttctgaaaaCATTTGCCGTGGAAGATTTTATTAAAGTTCTGAGAAAGCAAATGTTAGGTTATTCAAAGGTAATTAAtgaacattctgagaacatgtttccatACGATTTTTAAAATCACTGCTAGCTTAGTTTGGGTTAACTGTTGAACCAAACACAGAAAGGACACATGGAAATgaatttgcttaggcattaatcatacaaacacatttatttttcaatgtggcatcttctgttctctatcagagcatGTGAGTGGAATTGAGTGCCAAAAAACACTCCTCAATTCTAAATtcgctccattcattaaaatcacaaaaacacatctatttttagtgactacctggacctaccatttggTTTTGACGTATCAAAACCAAACCATATGATTGGAATGAAAAGTATTCTAGTAAACAACATGAAAAGGTGACTGTAAGAAGCGTTCATCATTTCAAATAGGCCACATGTAGTATTAAACAGCGCAAAAACAATTAAATATTTCAGGAGCCAGACAGGTATTATTAtaattaaatacaaatgaaacaaaaaatgccttattaggctcagtatacagtgcctttgaattAACTTTTAGAAACACGAGTTTGGCCagagtctgtggcttcaggctcatgtGATGGTGCCGGTAGAGCAGGCCAACAGTGGAGAATACCCTCTCAGACATTGCAGAGCCAATGAGGATGCTAAACACCTTTtgggccactcttgccaggctgggcagggatgcagatttttaaaatttttattttATAGGTTGGCCTAAAGATTTTATGGTAAAATAACCATATCAAAATGGAAAGCTCATTGAAAGAGGTAACATGTCAGGTCTATTGGGCCAAAACCAGTTATAGCCTATAGTAAAGATAATAGAacaaaaatgaaatacatttttaagaGATCTTATTTTTAGTTTATAAATATTTTTGCTATAATTACacacttagctagctacccaccGCATTCCTTTCTGTTAGAATGTGCACATagtacaccatcatgctttcGGGATGTCTTTTCGGATTTcacaatgattctttagttgtggacactacatcactgcactccctctctttctcttggtcctcatctttgtaagtcaccttgatttcacacctgtgtgttttatcagtgtCTTTATGAAAATGTTaagtgaactccatgacagtagctaaagcaaggggctaaagcagcacacaagtagcctacaaatgcatgctgggccgggCATGCCCTGAGCTGGTGAAGTGAGCGTTACTGGAGTGGTAATGGAGAAATATTGGAGGCGGTCGAGAAGACCGATGCTCCAGCCTTTGGGCAACTTGCTCTGCGCTTCAGTCAGATTTAAGAACGCTCTAATTCCGCTCCAGCTCCGCTCACATGCTCTGCGCTTCAGTCAGATTTAAGAACGATCTAACTCCGCTCCAGCTCCGCTCACATGCTCTGCGCTTCAGTCAGATTTAAGAACGATCTAACTCCGCTCCAGCTCCGTTCACATGCTCTGCGCTTCAGTCAGATTTAAGAACGCTCTAACTCCGCTCCAGCTCCGCTCACATgctctgttctctatccatggaattagtccactgcaccaccaggatggagctagcatgccatgtaTCTTTAACTCATACgtaagctgttcattttagtccgttcaaacagaccccatttcaaaggaaaaaagcactcattaagatcaggtgtggtaCGGGCAACACACCTGAAGACACAAACAGGATAGATGAAgttttgttgacgctgagaacagaatgtatatgtttttaaataacattcttagaacattcTTTGAGCGTTTCCaatgttttcttgtggttttaaTAGAATGTTTTCTTAATGtgctgagaacatgactttataAAGAACCACAAGGATACCTGTCGAAAATGTTATGTTGAAGTACTgcaattcccacagaagaacgttgtttcttaatgttcCCTGGAAaatttgagaacattactttacATAGAACCATGAGCAAACCCGTAGGAAACGTTATGCGGAAGTACTGAAATTCcacctaagaaacatatggttctcagaacgtgctagctgggtatcctgCACCATTCGGATAAAGTTGTGGCAGGGCCAGCGCCAGAAGGAATCAGTTGGAAAGGCATTTTATTTCTATATGCAGGCACGCATTTTTAATGGGTGTAAGAGTAAAGACCATAGGCCGCTCGTGAGTTTCAATTTTGGGGAAGCTTACAACTTATCCTACTATTACTACCGATCTGCCGACCAGTTGATTATTTTCATAACAGCATTtcatggaacagtttcatttaaatAATAACCTTTttgtttttctaaatgttttttacttggttaatcataaaaatctGAATTAAAATTCACCTAATGCAAGAGTACTAGCccctgccatatggacacattgatacaccgTGATCCATTCATTGGTGGCTAAATAAATTAACGcatggaactcagagatagcctttAGGCCAATGCTAAATTAGGCCTATACAGTAACTTCCATCTTCAACTAAGTCAAATACATAGTCCTAAacccaacaaataaaaacagaagaaaatatcctgatgaaaatgCAGGTTCTTTCAATCACATTAATCTatcttctctgcctctctgcccccctttctatctgtcttgacttgagccaTCGCTGGTGAAGTGCAACATTGTAGGCTACCAAATCAATCAACTGGGTTTGGGCTGAAGCTGTTGCTagtgaacttgcaacattgtatcaactagagTAGGCTTATTCTGAGCCTTCAGAGTATCCCGAACCAGTGAGCTCGGATGTTTTTACATTTCGTTTGCACTGGATATATGGGATCATCCATGGCTGGATCATCAGATCATGATATTTTCACATCGAGGCTTGGTGATTGTCgggtgttggaaagatttttcaaatattGTGCGGAGCTAATATTATTTGTAATGGATGTTTTAAAATAAAGCAGACTTCATTGACTCAGGTCTACTGTGTGAGGTGAAGAATCAAATACTGAGAAGCTCAGCTTATTAGTTAGTGGTGGACGTgatgagttaagacaatcagaaatccGAAATCCCCTAATGGGCACTTTCCTACATTTGCCCACAGCAGGTCAGTTCGGCTTACTTTATGCACGCTCAGGTGCGCGCTCACTCGACATTATCAGgagagagaaaccagacacatgctcattGCACACATCGGGCACTCCAAACAAAGGTAAATGGGAAAATGACAAAACTCGTAAATGATGGTTATGAAATAAAGTGTAGCAGGTTGAACTCTGCAAATAATGTTTCCACTCGGAAAGTGAGAACGGTAAATGAATGTAATTAATACCTGCATTAACATAAATCTATGTAACCAAACGATGGGTATTAACAGTACAATTACTAGGCCTACTGGTACATATGTAATGGGTAATTTATGAAAATTAACAAAGGGCAAACAATTtacacaatgaaacaatgaatgtgaaATAATTGTTGGGAGAGCTGAGCACATTCTAGAGAGCTGAGTGCATGCATTCTGGACTGAAACGCGCCATATCCtcgccacacacccctccccgccacacccctccccttctccatctcAATATTTTAAATTATACTCAAAACACGTTATCTTCACACATATTTTAgttgcttttcactgacagtcacAACTCAATAATCAAGTATTTATATTGCCACGCGTGCTAACACAATTTCGGGCTTCCCAATAAAATAGGCCTGGCCTACACACTTGTAATTTGAAACAATACAGagcttctttaaaaaataaataagctaATGATACTCTATGGTTACGTCATAGTCTCTGGTGAAGTATTTTCAATTATTTTATTTAGACAGGAGCAATTATATAATTTTggcaaaaaatacatttcatttaGGGGAACCCAGCATCCCTAATCCAAAATGTGAATGAATATTCTTATTTATGTTACTGAACGTttacagagtattttcagatttcgttattGACAAATGCTGTAAATAgtgcagtaaatgtaaaatgcacataaattcaacagtgtaatgtttggattcagtcttgtgtcaggtgaactgtttgtCCTCACCTTTGGTGTTCATTTCCAATTGCTACCATGTCTTGCATATGCTTTTAATAGTTCTTCTGTTggcaaaataaaaatgtttctcAATCCATACAGGCCAATTTTCACCAGATTAAGGAGTTAAGGCCCCTGCTACAACTAGGTTCCAAAATGTTACCTGGTTACCATCAGGAGTCAAAAAATGGCCACTGCCACCTCTGTGTCCAATCAGATTCCCAGAAATCGCAGATTAGGCATGGCACAAGTCTATAGAAAGCAGAGTGCGCATTCCACTTTCATAAGGTATTATTTTAGCAAACAGAAAATAACTCACTCCCGAaagacacaagcaaaaactctTTAGAGAAATGTTGTAGCAGCCTACACCTTAACATTAGTGATCTGACCTGCAGtatcagtctgatcaactgtaggcctCTATACGCCTTgtcccatcaatcaatcaatcaatcaaatgtatttataaagcccttcttacatcagctgatgtcacaaagtgctgtacagaaacccaacctgaAAACCCAAAAATCAaggaatgcaggtgtagaagcatctGGCCAGGGGAAACAAAGTAGGAAAGTTATGTATTTATAGCCTAAGACAATGTATTTGTCTtatgagaaaatgtgaatgtgatcaacTTTTTTAATCCAAAATGGACCTGTCACTTAATTACAACTGTATATAGGCCTACACAGGGATGGAATTTAAGGACTTGGGGCATTGGCTGTTTCCATCCATGGGCCTACATGATGCAACCCTGCCTAAAGCAAGCTCAGTCCTGTTAATTCTATTGTCTAATCACAGTTGTCTGTGTAACGGAACCCccttttaaaatataattcataTGAACAAGTACAAGGTTTTACTATAGCTACTGCTCTCCTCACCTTTTCTATGCATTTACTGTCCAGACTGTCTATATTTCAGACTCTGGTATTGCTCGTTCTGATAATTATTCATTGTTTTACTTTTTAGAttatttgtgtgttgttttttaATTTATAGATATTACTTCACTTTTGGAGCTAGAAAACACATACATTTCGTTGCAAATCGGTGTAAAGGaccaaataaactttgatttgaatgttgctgcagtttgacagaGTTTTCATCCTCCctatagggccaggagtttttccaggaGTTTAAAACTGATTAATCACTATGTCATATCTTATCCAGATATTTACTTTCAGGTCTAAAAGGCACTTTCCCATCGGCCAAGTCAGCAGTATTTATTGGTTGCTCAAAGATTATGGTCACTTGCCTGAAAAAGTGAGTAAAGTCTCAGAGAGGTCAGAGAGTAGTTTGGCCAAAGAGGAACTCATACCGTTTAACCCAATTCAGCCTCCATATGGAGTATTTACAACTGAATATGATTGAAGGAACGACCCCATCTAGTGGAGGAATAATAGACATGGT
This sequence is a window from Oncorhynchus mykiss isolate Arlee chromosome 13, USDA_OmykA_1.1, whole genome shotgun sequence. Protein-coding genes within it:
- the LOC118938345 gene encoding metalloproteinase inhibitor 2-like; translation: MPWSVSSCFITLVVLFLWRIEDIAEACRCAPVHLQQAFCNADVVIRAKVVGVEVVSGNTKYDVKQIEMFKGPDRVIHAIFTSSSSASCGVTLEINKEYLFTGSLNTDGRMHIVTCDFIQYWDDLNGTQKKSLTQRYRTGCACTIIRCSSLPCPVSAPDECLWTDWLLNDGQSGPQAKYSACLMNFDGSCAWYRGMTPSKK